A stretch of the Nematostella vectensis chromosome 1, jaNemVect1.1, whole genome shotgun sequence genome encodes the following:
- the LOC5502424 gene encoding putative beta-lactamase-like 1, whose protein sequence is MTADPSYMSHVIARTLASSHCGYRVYLAIVEMEPLDPLAVRFRRSTRTWQIIASVSCVVAVVIAILFASMCYSKSSCKNYKSCEQQKRSPLDSRCPGKPPLFALPKPLPSRIDEALDKIDKHLLSIAAKAQNKSAISINIFYRDAVVWKGHYGSKTYKGSVPPDDNTKYRIGSVTKIFAVLLLFKLREDGLISSLDDPLSKYASEFSIKNPFTNAQITLRQIAGQMSGLPREAPCVYSCSGTNSTEQLEILKRRNLVVEPWTQPSYSNLGYALLGRLLTENLLNITFEAWVEEEVLKPLGMANTGFKITDKVLKNIAFPYYPNGTLFPFMTLGWADPAGGMYSTVQDLMKLNAMLTNPSHGPKILKQNTIRELLLPEFITRDGLWLWGSPFEMRFVRGFVARQKGGNIDSYNAGFSVIPELQVAMNIFVNNINVLPKQGTTCFDVADFVHDVFLQALNETLFEMRKDAKFPIDSKPFLGTYQVTQIQALTQRQLNFTAVIEQDGEKLLVIPKANPRGGFALTYIGKPLLFQGEAFSGLGGSCVSSHLGLFGMVKFDPPDAQGFSPGFSAACWKVFAKRITGSSTYESRDHSIVEPRLDDGPSFFSLV, encoded by the coding sequence atgacagCTGACCCTTCATATATGTCACACGTTATCGCTAGAACACTCGCTTCTTCTCATTGTGGATATAGAGTCTACTTGGCTATTGTAGAAATGGAACCACTAGACCCACTAGCCGTAAGATTCCGTCGTTCTACAAGGACATGGCAAATTATAGCTTCAGTTTCTTGTGTGGTTGCTGTAGTAATAGCGATCCTTTTCGCTTCGATGTGTTACTCGAAATCCTCGTGTAAGAATTACAAATCGTGCGAGCAACAGAAACGGTCACCGCTCGACTCTAGATGCCCCGGTAAACCACCTTTGTTCGCACTACCGAAGCCATTGCCTTCAAGAATCGACGAAGCACTCGACAAGATCGACAAACACCTCCTTTCGATAGCAGCAAAGGCACAGAACAAATCTGCAATTTCCATAAATATCTTTTACAGAGATGCTGTCGTCTGGAAGGGTCACTATGGAAGCAAAACTTACAAAGGGTCAGTTCCCCCTGACGATAACACGAAGTACCGCATTGGAAGTGTTACTAAGATATTCGCGGTTCTTTTGCTCTTCAAACTGCGCGAGGATGGTTTGATATCATCCCTGGATGACCCGTTAAGCAAGTACGCTTCTGAATTCAGTATCAAAAATCCCTTCACTAACGCTCAAATTACCCTCCGCCAGATCGCGGGTCAAATGTCGGGTCTTCCCCGCGAAGCTCCGTGTGTGTACTCCTGCTCGGGCACCAATTCAACAGAGCAGCTGGAAATTCTTAAAAGGCGGAATTTAGTAGTAGAACCATGGACACAGCCTTCTTATAGTAATCTTGGTTATGCACTGTTGGGAAGACTGCTCACTGAAAATCTACTGAATATTACTTTCGAAGCTTGGGTAGAAGAGGAGGTTTTAAAGCCATTAGGAATGGCCAACACGGGCTTTAAAATTACtgataaagtattaaaaaatatagcGTTTCCATACTACCCGAACGGAACTTTGTTCCCGTTTATGACTTTAGGCTGGGCTGACCCTGCCGGTGGTATGTATTCCACTGTACAAGACCTCATGAAACTGAACGCTATGCTCACAAACCCTTCCCACGGACCAAAAATACTCAAGCAAAATACCATTCGAGAACTGCTTCTACCAGAATTCATCACGCGTGATGGTTTGTGGCTGTGGGGATCTCCATTTGAGATGCGTTTTGTAAGGGGTTTCGTTGCTAGGCAGAAAGGCGGGAATATCGATAGTTACAACGCTGGATTTTCCGTTATTCCAGAGCTGCAAGTAGCTATGAATATTTTCGTCAACAATATCAACGTTTTACCAAAGCAAGGCACAACATGTTTCGACGTAGCGGATTTTGTGCATGATGTATTTCTGCAAGCGCTTAACGAAACGTTATTCGAGATGCGCAAAGATGCCAAGTTCCCCATTGattcaaaaccttttttagGCACTTACCAAGTAACTCAAATACAAGCATTAACACAAAGACAACTAAACTTCACTGCAGTCATTGAACAAGACGGAGAAAAGCTATTGGTCATACCGAAGGCTAATCCAAGAGGGGGCTTCGCACTTACTTACATCGGGAAGCCTTTGTTATTTCAGGGAGAGGCATTTTCTGGTCTTGGGGGGTCCTGTGTTTCGTCTCACTTAGGGCTGTTTGGCATGGTGAAGTTTGACCCTCCTGACGCACAAGGCTTTTCTCCAGGGTTCAGCGCAGCCTGTTGGAAAGTTTTTGCTAAACGAATCACAGGCTCGTCCACGTACGAGTCACGTGATCATTCCATTGTTGAGCCTCGCTTAGATGATGGCCCGAGTTTTTTCTCCCTCGTTTGA
- the LOC125556680 gene encoding suppressor of Mek1-like, with the protein MGYLCLADDVNFNKDPETDPSPEKANEPKSDVDDLHLPNDENEMDNDESDESEDEAETEEFGALEKAGKEDKEVYDLDLPDDENEMDRDESDESEDEKMKAGKEEKENEELNPKRKMMEDSSVQDPNNNNNNNINSRSRRRRFIRRRSFIRRRSFARSRRFVRRRSFACRRRFVHRRRFVRYARRRHSFCPSHCRRGIMELQNDPGNNNNNNNNHNGHYNCHRSFDESDPANNNNNNNNNNNKNNNNNNWGNCCCC; encoded by the exons atgggttacctgtgtctTGCGGACGACGTGAACTTTAACAAAGATCCTGAAACCGACCCATCTCCGGAGAAGGCAAACGAGCCAAAAAGCGATGTGGACGATCTTCACCTGCCTAATGATGAAAATGAGATGGACAATGATGAATCTGATGAATCGGAAGATGAAGCAGAAACTGAAGAATTTGGAGCACTCGAAAAAGCTGGAAAAGAAGACAAGGAGGTATACGACCTTGACCTGcctgatgatgaaaatgagaTGGACAGAGATGAATCTGATGAATCGGAAGATGAGAAGATGAAAGctggaaaagaagaaaaagaaaacgaagAGCTTAATCCTAAGCG TAAGATGATGGAGGACTCGTCTGTTCAAGAtccaaacaacaacaacaacaacaacattaatTCCCGGAGTCGTCGTCGTCGCTTTATTCGTCGGCGTAGCTTTATTCGTCGGCGTAGCTTTGCACGTAGCCGTCGCTTTGTTCGTCGCCGTAGCTTTGCTTGTCGTCGTCGCTTTGTTCATCGCCGTCGCTTCGTTCGTTACGCCCGCCGTCGACATAGCTTCTGTCCCAGCCATTGTCGCCGAGGTATAATGGAATTACAGAATGACCCtggaaacaacaacaataataacaataaccaCAATGGACACTACAACTGCCATAGAAGTTTCGATGAGAGCGACCCAgctaataacaacaacaacaacaacaacaataataataaaaataataacaacaataactgGGGAAATTGCTGCTGCTGCTAG